In one window of Mus pahari chromosome 3, PAHARI_EIJ_v1.1, whole genome shotgun sequence DNA:
- the Polr3f gene encoding DNA-directed RNA polymerase III subunit RPC6, translating to MAEVKVKVQPPDADPVEIENRIIELCHQFPHGITDQVIQNEMPHIEAQQRAVAINRLLSMGQLDLLRSNTGLLYRIKDSQNAGKMKGSDNQEKLVYQIIEDAGNKGIWSRDIRYKSNLPLTEINKILKNLESKKLIKAVKSVAASKKKVYMLYNLQPDRSVTGGAWYSDQDFESEFVEVLNQQCFKFLQSKAETARESKQNPVIQRNSSFASSHEVWKYICELGISKVELSMEDIETILNTLIYDGKVEMTIIAAKEGTVGSVDGHMKLYRAVNPILPPTGVVRAPCGLCPVFEDCHEGGEISPSNCIYMTEWLEF from the exons ATGGCGGAGGTGAAGGTGAAGGTGCAGCCGCCGGACGCGGATCCGGTGGAGATAGAAAACAG AATTATAGAATTATGCCACCAGTTCCCTCATGGAATCACAGACCAAGTAATTCAGAACGAAATGCCTCACATTGAAGCCCAGCAGCGGGCAGTGGCCATCAATAGACTGTTGTCCATG GGTCAGTTGGATCTTTTGAGGAGTAATACAGGCCTCTTGTACAGAATAAAGGATTCTCAGAATGCTGG TAAAATGAAGGGGTCCGATAACCAGGAAAAACTGGTCTATCAAATCATAGAGGATGCAGGGAATAAAG GAATATGGAGCAGAGATATTCGGTACAAAAGTAACTTGCCGTTAACAGAAATCAACAAAATTCTCAAGAACTTGGAAAGTAAAAAGTTAATTAAAGCCGTGAAGTCTGTAGCA GCTTCCAAAAAGAAGGTTTATATGCTCTATAACTTGCAGCCAGATCGATCTGTGACTGGCGGTGCCTGGTACAGTGACCAGGATTTTGAATCTGAATTTGTTGAGGTGCTTAATCAACAGTGTTTCAAATTCCTACAAAGCAAG gcagagacagcaagagaaaGTAAACAGAATCCAGTGATACAAAGAAACAGTTCATTTGCATCCTCACATGAAGTCTGGAAGTACATCTGTGAGCTGGGCATCAGCAAG GTAGAGTTGTCCATGGAGGACATTGAAACCATCTTGAACACACTCATTTATGATGGCAAAGTGGAAATGACTATCATTGCTGCGAAGGAAGGCACTGTTGGCAGCGTAGATGGCCACATGAAACTGTACAGGGCAGTCAACCCAATCCTCCCACCTACAGGCGTGGTCCGGGCACCCTGTGGACTCTGCCCC gtttttgagGACTGCCATGAAGGTGGTGAGATTTCACCATCTAATTGTATTTACATGACAGAGTGGCTCGAATTTTAA